From Lolium perenne isolate Kyuss_39 chromosome 5, Kyuss_2.0, whole genome shotgun sequence, a single genomic window includes:
- the LOC127302018 gene encoding uncharacterized protein has translation MATATPALHTHPSISNKQATLFLTDRMASAPVEFLGGAQGGLGGEALYCAVILWLSAMSWIIFTCVGSDDGGHRRRGRRGSRDTKVFVGAERLCDGTGPRCSGGYGLCGSCVD, from the coding sequence ATGGCAACGGCGACACCAGCACTCCACACTCACCCATCCATCAGCAACAAGCAAGCAACACTCTTTCTAACCGACCGGATGGCTTCGGCGCCGGTGGAGTTCCTGGGCGGCGCGCAGGGCGGGCTGGGCGGGGAGGCGCTCTACTGCGCCGTCATCCTCTGGCTGTCAGCCATGtcctggatcatcttcacctgcgtcggcagcgacgacggcgGCCACAGGCGGAGGGGCCGCCGCGGCAGCCGCGACACCAAGGTCTTCGTCGGCGCCGAGCGCCTCTGCGACGGCACCGGCCCGCGCTGCAGCGGCGGCTACG